From a single Vibrio tubiashii genomic region:
- a CDS encoding TfoX/Sxy family DNA transformation protein: MDKPILKDSMRLFEQLGHIKSRSMFGGFGIFADDTMFALVVNDKLHVRADAALAKQFKSQGLEPYIYKKRGFPVVTKYFALCDDWAADASKTLNIATVALKAANQEKQTQSQAKPNRLKDLPNLRLATERMLKKAGIDTVENLEEVGAVHAFKAIQSTHSADVNIELLWALEGAIKGTHWSVIPQSRRQELLTQVS, encoded by the coding sequence ATGGATAAACCAATACTAAAAGACTCAATGCGTTTATTTGAGCAGCTAGGACATATTAAGTCTCGCTCAATGTTTGGTGGCTTTGGCATTTTTGCTGATGACACTATGTTCGCACTTGTCGTCAACGATAAGCTTCACGTACGCGCGGACGCGGCTCTCGCTAAACAATTTAAGTCTCAAGGGCTAGAACCCTATATTTACAAGAAACGCGGCTTTCCCGTCGTAACGAAGTATTTTGCACTTTGTGATGACTGGGCAGCGGACGCAAGCAAAACGCTAAACATTGCGACTGTCGCTTTAAAAGCAGCAAACCAAGAGAAGCAAACCCAATCGCAAGCGAAGCCGAACCGTTTGAAGGATCTGCCGAACTTAAGGTTAGCGACTGAGCGTATGCTCAAGAAAGCAGGTATAGACACGGTTGAAAACCTAGAAGAAGTGGGTGCCGTACACGCTTTTAAGGCTATACAGTCCACACACTCTGCCGATGTCAACATCGAACTTCTCTGGGCTTTAGAAGGCGCAATTAAAGGCACACACTGGTCGGTAATCCCACAAAGCCGACGTCAGGAGCTGTTAACGCAAGTCAGCTAA
- the cmoM gene encoding tRNA uridine 5-oxyacetic acid(34) methyltransferase CmoM, translating into MTEDRNFDDIAHKFAKNIYGSDKGEIRQVIVWEDLQQILNTVDGANQQLNVLDAGGGLAQMSQKLAKLGHHVALCDLSSEMLLLAEQDIAKNGLLEQYRFIHSPVQSLDQHLESQVDVVLFHAVMEWLADPKPALEKVLEQVKPGGMASIMFYNHHGLVYKNVVCGNIPHVLDGMPHRKRFKLQPQKGLKPDEVYQWIEDAGFSICGKSGIRCFSDYIGNMEYMGDYQYEDVLALERQLCREEPYLSLGRYIHVWAQKKDKQD; encoded by the coding sequence GTGACTGAAGACCGCAATTTCGACGATATTGCCCACAAATTTGCAAAAAATATTTACGGTTCTGACAAAGGAGAGATTCGCCAAGTCATTGTTTGGGAAGATCTTCAACAGATACTTAATACTGTTGATGGGGCAAATCAGCAACTCAATGTGCTAGATGCGGGTGGCGGTTTGGCACAAATGTCGCAAAAACTAGCTAAGCTCGGACATCATGTCGCGTTATGTGATCTATCTTCTGAAATGTTGCTATTGGCAGAGCAGGATATTGCAAAAAATGGCCTGCTTGAGCAGTATCGCTTCATTCATTCGCCAGTCCAATCGCTTGACCAGCACCTAGAATCCCAAGTGGATGTGGTCCTGTTTCATGCGGTGATGGAGTGGTTAGCAGATCCTAAACCTGCGCTAGAGAAAGTACTAGAACAAGTAAAGCCGGGTGGTATGGCTTCGATTATGTTCTATAACCACCATGGTTTGGTCTACAAGAATGTCGTGTGCGGCAACATTCCTCATGTATTAGACGGAATGCCGCATCGCAAAAGATTTAAATTACAGCCACAAAAAGGCTTAAAACCTGACGAGGTCTACCAGTGGATTGAAGACGCTGGTTTTTCAATTTGTGGCAAATCTGGTATCCGCTGCTTTAGTGACTACATAGGAAATATGGAGTACATGGGCGATTACCAGTATGAAGATGTGTTGGCACTAGAAAGACAACTGTGCAGAGAAGAGCCATACCTCTCGTTAGGCCGATACATACATGTATGGGCACAAAAGAAAGATAAGCAGGACTAA
- the mukF gene encoding chromosome partition protein MukF, whose translation MSEMTLNAEQPIDELVGWVKQHDFSLNLTTERLAFLIAIAVLSNERFDEELGEGELHDAFTIVTRLFEETGDASAFRANNAINEMVKQRLISRFTSEVTDGASIYRLSPLAIGITDYYVRHREFSKLKLSIQLSMVADEMSKAIESARQGGTPGHWRKNVYGVLKYSVGEIFDQIDLNQRVMDEQQQSVKIQIAELLNKDWRDAINNCEALLSETSNTLKELQDTLQAAGDELQTQILDIQELVYGDDELEFIAETLFGLQMKLDRITSWGQQAIDLWIGYDRHVHKFIRTAIDMDKNRAFSSRLRQSVKEYFDMPWYLTYADAERLTDLRDEALVLRDDEVTGQVPLEVEYEEFQQVNDELSDRIAGMLKVHKEQGAPIDLGLVLRDYLAQHPQTHHFDLARIVIDQAVRLGYSESDYQAIQPDWQAINEFGAKVQANVIDRY comes from the coding sequence ATGAGTGAGATGACTCTAAATGCTGAGCAGCCGATCGATGAATTGGTCGGTTGGGTAAAGCAGCATGATTTCTCATTGAACCTGACAACAGAGCGACTGGCATTTCTAATCGCTATCGCTGTGCTCAGTAATGAAAGGTTCGATGAAGAATTGGGTGAAGGTGAATTGCATGATGCGTTTACCATTGTTACCCGATTATTTGAAGAAACGGGTGACGCGTCGGCGTTTCGCGCTAACAACGCGATTAACGAAATGGTCAAACAACGACTGATTAGCCGTTTTACCAGTGAAGTGACCGATGGAGCCAGTATCTATCGCCTGTCACCACTTGCGATAGGGATTACCGATTACTACGTCCGACATCGCGAGTTCTCCAAACTTAAGCTCTCGATCCAGCTTTCAATGGTTGCAGACGAAATGTCGAAGGCGATTGAGTCTGCGCGTCAGGGCGGAACGCCAGGTCATTGGCGTAAGAACGTCTATGGTGTGCTTAAGTACTCAGTGGGAGAGATCTTCGATCAGATCGATCTGAACCAGCGTGTGATGGATGAGCAGCAGCAGTCGGTTAAGATTCAGATTGCCGAACTGTTAAACAAAGACTGGCGCGACGCCATCAACAACTGTGAAGCGTTGCTTTCTGAGACATCTAATACCCTCAAAGAGCTGCAAGATACGCTTCAAGCCGCAGGCGACGAGCTACAGACGCAAATTCTTGATATTCAAGAACTGGTTTATGGTGATGATGAGCTTGAGTTCATCGCAGAAACCCTGTTTGGTCTGCAAATGAAGCTTGATCGCATCACCAGTTGGGGTCAGCAAGCGATCGATCTTTGGATCGGTTATGACCGCCACGTTCACAAATTTATTCGAACCGCGATTGATATGGACAAGAACCGAGCATTCAGTTCGCGTCTACGTCAATCCGTCAAAGAGTATTTCGATATGCCTTGGTACCTGACTTACGCAGATGCCGAGCGCTTAACCGATCTTCGTGATGAGGCCTTGGTACTGAGAGATGATGAAGTTACCGGCCAAGTACCACTAGAAGTGGAATACGAAGAGTTCCAACAGGTCAATGATGAATTGTCAGATCGTATTGCAGGCATGCTTAAAGTTCATAAAGAGCAAGGGGCGCCTATCGATCTGGGCTTAGTGCTACGTGATTACCTAGCACAGCATCCGCAAACTCATCATTTTGATTTAGCACGAATTGTTATCGACCAAGCGGTACGTTTAGGCTACTCAGAGTCTGACTACCAAGCCATTCAACCAGATTGGCAAGCGATCAACGAATTTGGTGCAAAGGTACAAGCAAATGTCATCGACCGATATTAA
- a CDS encoding TVP38/TMEM64 family protein: protein MNKKIILGIVFVALIVLLGVNFGQYLTLENAKAQQAELAAFIADNFTIAAASYFIAYVAITAFSIPGAAVVTLLGAALFGFWTSLLLVSFASTIGATLAFLSSRYLLRDWVQSKFGEKLNAINQGVEKDGAFYLFSLRLIPVFPFFLINLLMGLTPIATARFYLVSQLGMLPGTAVYLNAGTQLAQIDSLSGIVSPTVLASFALLGLFPVIAKWVMAKIKSSPSTSNGNA from the coding sequence ATGAATAAAAAGATCATCCTAGGAATTGTTTTCGTCGCTTTGATTGTTTTGCTTGGCGTTAATTTTGGCCAGTATCTCACGCTAGAAAACGCTAAAGCCCAACAAGCAGAGCTTGCAGCATTTATCGCTGACAACTTTACTATTGCAGCTGCTAGCTATTTTATCGCCTATGTTGCCATCACCGCTTTCTCTATTCCTGGCGCTGCGGTCGTGACTCTTTTGGGTGCTGCCCTTTTCGGTTTCTGGACGAGCTTACTGCTGGTTTCTTTCGCTAGCACCATAGGTGCAACACTCGCATTTTTGAGCAGCCGATACTTGTTGCGTGATTGGGTACAAAGCAAATTTGGTGAAAAGCTCAATGCCATCAACCAAGGTGTAGAAAAAGATGGCGCATTTTATCTGTTCTCACTGAGATTAATTCCAGTGTTCCCATTCTTCCTCATCAACTTGCTAATGGGTCTAACACCTATCGCGACGGCTCGATTCTATTTGGTGAGTCAACTCGGTATGTTGCCAGGAACCGCCGTTTACTTGAATGCCGGGACACAACTTGCTCAAATAGACAGCTTGTCGGGTATCGTCTCTCCAACCGTTTTAGCCTCTTTTGCACTTCTCGGCTTATTCCCGGTGATTGCTAAATGGGTCATGGCGAAAATTAAGAGCTCCCCTTCAACATCAAATGGAAATGCTTAA
- a CDS encoding alpha/beta fold hydrolase, whose product MSDTLLFHKTFTHPTSDEWVVFVHGAGGSSSIWFKQIKAYKQHFNLLLIDLRGHGKSNQLIKELMANRYTFQAVTMDILKVLDHLKIRSAHFVGMSLGTIIVRNLAELATDRVKSMVLGGAVTRFNVRSQILVRLGGMCKHVIPYMWLYSLFAYIVMPQRTQRESRHLFIREAKKLCQKEFKRWFILTSEVNPLMKYFKDRELPIPTLYLMGEKDYMFIQPVKEMVAAHRKSKLLEIADCGHVCNVERPEEFNHHSISFIQQQIEAPKIG is encoded by the coding sequence ATGAGTGATACCTTGCTATTCCACAAAACCTTTACCCATCCTACCAGTGATGAATGGGTAGTCTTTGTGCATGGAGCAGGGGGAAGTTCCTCAATTTGGTTTAAGCAAATCAAAGCGTATAAACAGCACTTTAATCTATTGCTTATCGATCTGCGTGGTCATGGTAAGTCGAATCAATTGATCAAAGAGTTGATGGCAAACCGCTATACGTTCCAAGCGGTGACAATGGACATTCTTAAGGTGCTTGATCACTTAAAGATACGTTCTGCCCACTTTGTTGGTATGTCTCTCGGCACGATTATTGTTCGAAACCTAGCGGAACTTGCAACAGATAGAGTCAAATCGATGGTGCTAGGTGGCGCTGTAACGCGATTTAACGTCCGTTCGCAGATATTGGTTAGGCTAGGTGGCATGTGCAAACATGTCATCCCTTACATGTGGTTATACAGCCTTTTTGCTTATATTGTGATGCCGCAGCGTACTCAGAGGGAATCAAGGCACTTATTTATCCGCGAAGCCAAGAAGCTTTGCCAGAAAGAGTTTAAGCGTTGGTTTATTCTCACTTCGGAAGTTAATCCACTGATGAAGTATTTTAAGGATAGAGAACTGCCTATCCCAACGCTCTATTTGATGGGGGAAAAAGACTATATGTTTATTCAGCCTGTCAAAGAGATGGTTGCAGCACATCGCAAGAGCAAGCTACTTGAGATTGCCGATTGCGGCCATGTATGTAACGTCGAGCGCCCAGAAGAGTTCAATCACCATTCGATTTCATTTATTCAGCAGCAAATTGAAGCACCTAAAATCGGTTAA
- the torD gene encoding molecular chaperone TorD produces the protein MQEIKAFNEKRAEIYWWLSSLYAKELTEENLEQYHSAQIRSFLTGLGENADLKPSIDRVIDALNRLIDREDAQLELAADFCDLFLKSDRDSALPYASMYIGETGLLNDKPAKEMEALMQEHGVAVDEDLNEPADHIAIELDFLGNLIIRSNELEQERHIEEALIEQEGFIRQHLLSWTPKFSAKCQTLDEFGFYSAIASLTVAFLELDCTYLIGE, from the coding sequence ATGCAAGAAATCAAAGCATTCAACGAGAAACGTGCGGAAATCTATTGGTGGCTTTCAAGCCTTTACGCCAAAGAGTTAACTGAAGAGAACCTTGAGCAGTACCATTCAGCTCAAATCCGCTCTTTCCTTACTGGCCTTGGCGAGAATGCCGATCTAAAGCCGTCGATTGATCGTGTCATTGATGCACTCAATCGCTTGATCGATCGCGAAGATGCACAACTAGAGCTTGCTGCTGACTTTTGTGATCTGTTTTTGAAGTCTGATCGCGACTCTGCACTACCTTACGCTTCAATGTACATTGGAGAGACGGGCCTGCTTAACGACAAACCAGCGAAAGAGATGGAAGCGTTAATGCAAGAGCATGGCGTTGCTGTTGATGAAGACTTAAATGAGCCGGCTGACCACATTGCCATTGAACTCGATTTTCTCGGTAATCTCATCATTCGCTCTAATGAACTTGAGCAAGAGCGTCATATTGAAGAAGCACTGATCGAGCAAGAAGGCTTCATTCGCCAGCATCTTCTAAGCTGGACACCTAAATTTTCAGCTAAGTGTCAAACACTCGATGAGTTCGGTTTTTACTCGGCGATCGCTTCCCTCACCGTGGCATTCTTAGAGTTAGATTGCACATACTTAATCGGTGAATAG
- the mukE gene encoding chromosome partition protein MukE — protein sequence MSSTDINEYMSDNLAKAISNPLFPALDSMLRAGRHISSEDLDNHALLSDFEVELSSFYQRYNTELVKAPEGFFYLRPRSTSLIGRSVLSELDMLVGKVLCFLYLSPERLAHEGIFTNQELYEELLALADEEKLMKLVTNRATGSDLDKEKLFEKVRTSLRRLRRLGMIINIGETGKFSISESVFRFGADVRVGDDMREAQLRLIRDGEAVVHTKEPSQGSLLEQTDSDDSAEQEMMEEGEA from the coding sequence ATGTCATCGACCGATATTAATGAATACATGTCAGATAATCTGGCAAAAGCAATTTCAAACCCTCTGTTCCCAGCACTAGACAGTATGCTGCGAGCAGGGCGTCATATCTCAAGCGAAGATCTTGATAACCATGCATTGTTGTCAGACTTCGAAGTTGAGTTGTCCTCTTTCTATCAACGCTACAACACGGAACTTGTAAAAGCGCCAGAAGGCTTTTTCTATCTGCGACCGCGTTCTACGTCTCTGATTGGTCGTAGTGTGCTTTCAGAGCTTGATATGCTGGTAGGTAAGGTATTGTGTTTCCTTTACCTAAGCCCAGAACGTTTGGCACATGAAGGTATCTTTACTAACCAAGAGCTGTATGAAGAGCTATTGGCCCTTGCCGATGAAGAAAAGCTAATGAAGCTAGTGACCAATCGTGCAACTGGCTCTGATTTAGACAAAGAGAAGCTTTTTGAAAAAGTCCGTACCTCGCTGCGCCGTTTGCGCCGCCTAGGTATGATCATCAATATTGGTGAAACCGGCAAATTTAGCATCAGTGAGTCGGTTTTCCGCTTTGGTGCTGATGTACGAGTTGGTGACGATATGCGTGAAGCGCAGCTGCGCCTAATCCGTGATGGTGAAGCGGTTGTGCATACTAAAGAGCCAAGCCAAGGTAGCTTACTAGAACAAACTGACAGCGACGATAGCGCTGAACAAGAAATGATGGAAGAGGGTGAAGCATGA
- the torR gene encoding two-component system response regulator TorR has translation MSYHVLVVEDDVVTRSKLVGYFQNEGYQVSEAESGEQMRDMLQSNAIDLVMLDINLPGEDGLMLTRELRSQSDIGIILVTGRTDSIDKIVGLEMGADDYVTKPFELRELLVRVKNLLWRISAARNSSGSDSAAKQDDNVVRFGEWTFDVQRRALSRNGEPVKLTKAEYELLVALSSYPNQVLSRERILNMISHRVDAPNDRTIDVLIRRMRAKMEFDPKNPQIFVTVHGEGYMFAGD, from the coding sequence ATGAGTTATCACGTACTAGTAGTAGAAGACGACGTAGTGACTCGCAGCAAGCTCGTTGGCTACTTTCAGAATGAAGGTTACCAAGTCAGCGAAGCAGAAAGCGGCGAGCAGATGCGAGACATGCTACAAAGCAACGCGATTGATTTGGTGATGTTGGATATTAATCTACCCGGTGAAGATGGATTAATGCTAACTCGCGAACTTCGCAGTCAATCAGACATTGGAATTATCCTGGTAACAGGACGCACGGACAGCATCGACAAAATCGTTGGCCTCGAAATGGGTGCCGATGACTATGTTACTAAACCTTTTGAATTACGCGAGCTATTGGTTCGAGTTAAAAATTTACTGTGGCGAATTTCCGCTGCACGTAACTCGTCAGGCTCTGACAGTGCAGCAAAGCAAGATGATAATGTTGTTCGCTTTGGTGAGTGGACGTTTGACGTTCAGCGCCGTGCACTGAGTCGTAACGGTGAGCCGGTTAAGCTGACTAAAGCAGAATATGAGCTGTTAGTGGCTTTATCCTCTTATCCGAATCAGGTTCTTAGCCGTGAACGTATCTTAAACATGATCAGCCACCGTGTTGATGCGCCAAACGATCGCACAATAGATGTCTTGATTCGTCGCATGCGAGCAAAAATGGAATTCGATCCAAAGAATCCACAAATCTTTGTCACCGTTCATGGCGAAGGCTATATGTTTGCCGGTGACTAA
- a CDS encoding putative signal transducing protein — protein sequence MRIYSASTPTEAHIVCELLKSQQIECEVRGEGVFGLQGEIPFGESSEPYVWLLDPDQAKHANTVIEQFNNADVGSNWLCNQCGEMNEPQFGACWQCGEAAP from the coding sequence ATGAGGATATATTCTGCATCGACACCTACTGAAGCTCACATTGTTTGTGAGCTTCTTAAGTCTCAACAGATTGAGTGTGAAGTTCGTGGTGAAGGCGTGTTTGGGCTCCAAGGTGAAATACCTTTTGGCGAGAGCAGCGAACCTTATGTCTGGCTACTCGACCCAGATCAAGCCAAGCACGCCAATACGGTTATCGAGCAGTTTAACAATGCGGATGTTGGCAGTAATTGGCTTTGCAACCAATGCGGAGAAATGAACGAACCTCAATTTGGCGCATGTTGGCAATGCGGAGAAGCAGCCCCTTAA
- the purR gene encoding HTH-type transcriptional repressor PurR, with product MATIKDVARLAGVSTTTVSHVINKTRFVAEATQEKVMEAVTELNYAPSAVARSLKCNTTRTIGMLVTQSTNLFFSEVIDGVESYCYRQGYTLILCNTGGIYEKQRDYIRMLAEKRVDGILVMCSDLTEELSEMLDRHKDIPKVVMDWGPESSQADKIIDNSEEGGYLATKYLIERGHTDIACLSGHFEKAACVERISGFKRAMAEAQLPVNEDWILEGNFECDTAVLAADKIVAMDKKPTAVFCFNDTMALGLMSRLQQKGIQIPQDMSVIGYDNIELAEYFSPPLTTVHQPKRRVGKNAFEILLERIKDKEHEKRVFEMHPEIVERNTVRNLNK from the coding sequence ATGGCCACTATTAAAGACGTTGCTCGCCTTGCTGGTGTTTCAACAACCACTGTGTCTCACGTGATTAACAAAACACGCTTTGTTGCCGAAGCGACACAAGAAAAAGTGATGGAAGCGGTAACCGAGCTTAATTATGCACCGAGTGCAGTTGCTCGTAGTCTTAAGTGCAACACTACGCGTACAATCGGTATGTTAGTGACACAATCGACGAACCTATTTTTCTCAGAAGTTATCGACGGCGTAGAAAGCTACTGTTACCGCCAAGGTTACACCTTGATTCTGTGTAATACAGGCGGCATCTATGAAAAACAACGCGACTACATTCGCATGTTGGCTGAAAAGCGTGTAGATGGCATCCTAGTGATGTGTTCAGACCTGACCGAAGAGCTGAGCGAAATGCTTGATCGCCACAAAGATATTCCAAAAGTGGTGATGGATTGGGGCCCTGAGAGTTCTCAAGCAGATAAAATCATCGATAACTCTGAGGAAGGCGGCTACCTAGCGACTAAATACCTGATCGAACGTGGTCATACTGATATCGCATGTTTAAGCGGCCACTTCGAAAAAGCTGCGTGTGTTGAGCGTATTAGTGGCTTTAAGCGCGCCATGGCTGAAGCTCAATTGCCTGTAAACGAAGACTGGATCCTTGAAGGTAACTTCGAATGTGATACAGCGGTATTGGCGGCAGATAAAATTGTTGCAATGGATAAAAAACCAACCGCCGTGTTCTGTTTTAACGACACCATGGCACTGGGGTTAATGAGTCGTCTACAGCAGAAAGGCATTCAAATCCCGCAAGATATGTCGGTTATTGGATACGATAATATCGAACTGGCAGAGTACTTCTCTCCGCCGTTAACAACCGTTCACCAACCAAAACGTCGTGTTGGTAAGAATGCCTTTGAAATTCTTCTTGAGCGAATTAAAGACAAAGAGCACGAAAAACGCGTGTTTGAGATGCACCCAGAGATTGTTGAGCGTAATACCGTTCGTAATCTAAATAAATAA
- the elyC gene encoding envelope biogenesis factor ElyC, which produces MFELKKVMSSLLMPLPAMLIIGLFGLMLIMFTRKQKTGCFVVLFSFIGIFLIAFQPVSSRLLMPLERQYSAFFPVDQSIDYVMVLGSGHVVDDKIPPTSELSRTGLMRLAEGIRIMRIYPGSKLILSGYAGGSEVSNARMMAKVALALGVSKSDIILLETAKDTWEEARQAAAFVNTKKLVVVTSASHMERALNEFYSAGLKPYPAPTNYLVHNNISQAWEKYTPKGKYLEQTERYWHETLGQIWQTLRNWASDYEEQALQASESKV; this is translated from the coding sequence ATGTTTGAGCTGAAAAAAGTTATGTCTTCTCTACTTATGCCGCTTCCCGCGATGCTAATCATCGGTCTATTCGGCTTAATGTTGATCATGTTTACCCGTAAACAGAAGACAGGCTGCTTTGTTGTTCTATTCTCTTTCATCGGTATCTTCCTCATCGCTTTTCAACCCGTTTCTTCTCGTTTGTTGATGCCGCTTGAACGCCAATACTCTGCCTTTTTTCCGGTCGACCAATCGATCGACTACGTTATGGTGCTCGGCAGTGGTCATGTCGTAGACGATAAGATCCCACCCACTTCTGAATTAAGCCGAACTGGTTTGATGCGCCTTGCCGAAGGTATTCGCATCATGCGTATTTACCCTGGCTCTAAACTGATTTTGTCTGGCTATGCGGGCGGCTCTGAAGTGAGCAATGCACGTATGATGGCGAAAGTGGCTCTCGCCCTTGGCGTCTCGAAATCTGACATTATTCTGTTAGAAACCGCCAAAGATACTTGGGAAGAAGCGAGACAAGCGGCAGCATTCGTTAATACCAAAAAGCTGGTTGTGGTGACTTCAGCAAGTCATATGGAGCGTGCTCTCAATGAATTCTACTCTGCAGGGTTAAAGCCGTATCCTGCACCTACCAATTATTTGGTGCATAACAACATCTCTCAAGCATGGGAGAAATACACGCCGAAAGGGAAGTATTTAGAGCAAACCGAGCGTTATTGGCACGAAACCTTGGGACAAATTTGGCAAACGCTTAGAAATTGGGCGTCAGATTATGAAGAGCAAGCGCTGCAAGCTTCTGAAAGCAAAGTTTGA